In the Nicotiana tabacum cultivar K326 chromosome 16, ASM71507v2, whole genome shotgun sequence genome, one interval contains:
- the LOC142170444 gene encoding secreted RxLR effector protein 161-like has product MHWKKVQMKDIPYASLVGSITYAQVCTRPDIAFAVGMLGKYQSNLGLDHWKADSDLGGCKDTSKSTSAYIFLLAGGVVSWRSVKQTIIAASTMEAEFIACYEATSQALWLKNFISGLRIVDSISRPLRIFCDNSAAVFFSKNNKSGKRSKHIDIKYLMVRDYVKKQDVNFEHVSTTLMIADPMTKGLPANIFKDHVTHMGLSSST; this is encoded by the exons ATGCATTGGAAAAAGGTGCAAATGAAAGACATTCCCTATGCTTCACTTGTTGGGAGCATTACGTATGCACAGGtctgtactagacctgatattgcttttGCGGTAGGAATGCTTGGCAAATATCAAAGTAACCTTGGTCTTGACCATTGGAAAGCTG ACTCTGATCTGGGTGGATGCAAGGACACTAGTAAATCTACTTCAGCATACATTTTCCTTCTTGCTGGAGGTGTTGTATCTTGGAGAAGTGTCAAGCAGACCATTATTGCAGCATccacaatggaggctgaatttatAGCATGCTATGAAGCTACATCACAGGCGTTATGGTTGAAAAACTTTATCTCCGGCCTTAGGATTGTCGATTCTATTTCAAGGCCATTGAGAATTTTTTGTGACAATTCAGCTGCAGTTTTCTTTTCTAAGAATAATAAAAGTGGCAAACGAAGCAAGCACATCGACATAAAGTATTTGATGGTTAGAGATTATGTGAAGAAGCAAGATGTGAATTTTGAGCATGTTAGTACTACTTTGATGATTGCTGATCCTATGACTAAAGGTCTGCCGGCTAATATTTTCAAGGATCATGTAACCCATATGGGGCTTAGTAGCTCAACTTAG